TCCCTCAATTTCAATTTTCTAATACCCTGCATGCAATATGTCCAGGCATTTCTgtaaagatttaaagtgcatataGAATGTGCTTTTAATAAATCCAATACACCTTAAAGGTAGAAGTGTAGTCACATTTCAAGCAATCATCCCAGGAATTGGGTGTGTTTGCTGAATTTGGAGTTGCCTTTTCAATCAAACTATGGCCCCAAGCCTAAACACATTCaaaatgtggatttttttgtgtgatgGATGGCATTTAATGCCCCTAGGTGAGACGCGAGCTTTTCTTGGCTGGATctcttagagttttttttttttattatctgatGCTGACACAGGATCAGCAAATGGGAAGGCAAGTTTGTGCGTCTCTCATTCCAAACCACATGTATAAATTGAGGTTGTTCGGCCAAGGCAAACTGCCTTCCTGGAGGATTCAAGTCATAGATCTTACCCCGTACTGAGCTAAAATGAACGATTCAAAGTCTAGAATTCAAGGAGGAGCGGTGAGGTTCGGTGCCACATATTCCGGCAACCGAATCTTCTCTGGCAGCCggactggaggaggaggaggtgctgCTGCCTTTGGGGTCTCAAGAGCATTAGGGGCTGGAGCGGGAGCAGGATCTGGACTTGGCCTCAGAGGAGGCCTTGCCCTTGGTGGAATGGGTGGTGGCTTTGGTTTTGGAGGATTAGGTCTGGGAGCAGGGGGTCTTGGCCTTGGCATTGGATTGGGATCAGCAGGTGCCCTTAGTGGCCGAATGGCTAGTATGAGAGCAGGAATTGCCCCACTGAAGGCTCGTCTTGGAGGGCGTAGTTTTAAAATAGGCAGCTACGGCTTTTCTCCATCTTTTCTTGTCACTTCAAGAACAGTCGAGACAGGAATCTCCGACATCCCTTCCATAGACCCCTCTTTGCCATCTGTGGATGCAGTCCAAGTTACTCGGCTGAAAGAGAAAGAGGAGCTGCAGTTTCTGAATGATAAGCTTGCATCTTTTATTGACAAGGTATGTGCCACATTCTCTTTGACCTCTGATTAAACAATCGTATGTGGAATACATGATAACAGgcaaatatgaagaaaaatggctttaGAATTGAATGCACCTGTAGTCGTATGACCCCAGTGATAATACAGCATAACCCTGCGTGTCTTTGAATAAAAATTTTTATCTGTTCAGTCAGCATGcactaaaatgtttaaagtaaaagaaaGCCGGGCTCATCTGTCTCTTAagacattttttcataaaaattcaATAACTTTGCAAAATATGTGTCAAAAACTGTTTATAATGTTTATATATGGTCGTGGAATCAAATGACGAGCATTTAAAGTGCTCTTTGTGAGGATGACATCTGACATGAAAATGAAGGTGTGTGATTTTATTGGTCTGCAGTAACATAATGTTCCTGGGCTCGGAGCATATTTTATCTGTGATCGCTGAATTGCAATCCTTACTTTTGTCTTACTAATTGTGTGAACTGCTAGCCTGACCTCCTGTgctgcatttaattatttaaattcagaTTATTCCAAAGATTGCTCTAATCTATCTTCATTTATGACTGTTAGTAGACCATTTAGACAGTGAGTCACATTGCACTTCTGCAGCACTGCAATAATGACTGGCTGAAAGTGTCAGTGGGAGACCGACACCTCCGGGTATGAGTGTTCCAAACACAAAAGCCGACCGGAGCCTTGCCAAGCTGGGTTTGTGGAGCAGATGAAGCTATGTCAGAGTGTTTCTGATGGAATTCCTGGCAGTAGCAGTATCTCCCTCAGCATGCTCCCTATTTAAAAGGCACAAAGAAAAATCCTTAAAGTGTtgcaaaaatagaatttaaaggaAATTTTCCTGAAGATTtaccagtgattttttttttctaacagtaAACAGGTGGCATTTCCCAATGTGATAAAAAAAGGCAAGAGGAAGAGAACAAAAGCCACAGCATCACCCTGCGGCATGCAAGATCAGATCACTCATTCTCATTGTGAACAAATTGTCgtgcttattacattttagctTTCTCTAATTTGTGGGCAACTCTTGTCATGTTACAGTTTTGATATATGAAATATAGCTCTGCATAACCATAATCATAATTGCTCTTTCCTACTGCCAGTGTCAATACTGTAAACTGACTGAGGTTTCTGTAGAGCTCTTTATAGAAAGACAAATCGGGACAAAGTAACCGAATGGAATTCAGGCATCACAAAGAGATGTCAAAGATACTAAACAGCATTTGTATGTTGATCATACTGTAGGTCCGAAACTTAGAACAACAGAATGCCATCCTTAAGGCTCAGATCACAATGTTCACCAACCCTGAGCAGGCAGGAGCAGGCAACTCCACCATAATTGTGACATCAGCCATTGGAGCCTTCAAAGGACAGATTGACAACCTGACAGCCACAAAGGAGGCAATGGCTGCTGAGATCAATCACTTAAAGGGAGTGATTGAAGATGTCCAAGCCAAGTAAGTCactctttcacatctatttattgtaaataagaGGTGACACTCTTGAGGAGTAATGTGACCACTATCTCCAAAACACTATATATCAGTATATGTATCAgccatatagtgcttttcatatgtTCTTCTTTGGCTCAGTTCCATGAATCACTTTCTAAATATTGTGGTGCTGCTGTATCTCTACTTACCTAGTAGTGTTGGGTATGTCACAACACACCAAAGGGGACTCCATCAGTTGATATATTCTAAATATTAAGCCTTTCTCTAGTGATTTCttcaatttcttgtttttatttctaaagaGGTATACCTgacaaaaagacagaaagaaagtttGACTAGTTCTACATTggaaatgtatgtactgtattatacaaATATCTGTCATTTATGCATGTAAGCAAGTGgataaacatctatctatctatctatctatctatctatctatctatctatctatctatctatctatcattaatcacagcttatatattatactgtaaattactgttcatatctatctgtctttatatataatatgctaccgtggctgtccatttgtctgtccaggattttaaatcacccacaaaccatttgacctatttacctgaaatttggtacacatatactacgtgacgtctaataTCCGCTTTCGGggggatgattgacctccaaggttattcctctttatatttttattttattttattgtagaatcaactctcgacagtgctcagcagggcagctgtgaggctcatgtgtatgggtgccgttctcatccctacctcttcatatcttaaatcattcttgaggcagattgaaggcttaggtgccagctaaagtgaaaaatgaaagaaaatgtactaagtaatttcaacacaaacactgacttaatcagttttaacgtgaaaagatgctgatgaaagaagagaagaagcaggccgctatggtggaaaaaagaagagctgctcaggaagcagcaggcgTATcaactctgagcaaacaaatgctaaacgtaaaaagaaagagtatgaaaactaggaatgctcaagtcaagtgtattcactgcatgttattgtgtagtgtgctgttactggtctATCTATAATTAATCACACCTTATCTCTTATACCGTATATCactgttcatatctatctatctatctatctatctatctatctatctatctatctatctattagtttcTATTATGAGGTGCTGGACAGATATTGGAGAAATAAGAGCAGTCAGACCTTCTCACCTAAGGCTTAAGCTTCCTAAATATCTTTCAAGTGGAGCTGAGTGAGTGTGAGCGCCTTGAAATCCATTTCTGTAAATATATTACTAGCTGAAACACAAATTCAGTATAAAATGGATGGAATTCAACCAACTTTATACACTATGTTTATCAAAATACAAGCTACGATTTTGGTATACTTGTCGTTTTCATGGTAAGTCATTATTCAAGAATTATCTCTGATCTAAAGGACATAAAGGTTAAGTGACTCCTCTGTGATCGCCCTATGAAGCACAATGCAAGTGCCGTCATTCTTAATTTTATTCTGTAGCCTGAAGCGTTTCCTTCTGACAGGAAGGTATCTAGtggaaatcaatcaatcagttgGGCTATCACTTAACTGATTTGTCTGGCTTTTTTATTTGTGATAATGATTACAAAttaaatggaaaatataaattaataatacaagtATTTTTATCCTCTGAAGAATAAAGACATGTACAATGTTTGTCCCCTACTAACCACACCTACTACTAAGCAATACATTGATGTATTATGATGTATGTAATGTAATTTACTGGACCTAAATTACAGATATTAAAAGAGTAAAGCTTTTTATCAGTGCCATGATTTCTTACAAATTCTATTTGCAGCTGATGGCCAGCACTCTTTgcacaacaaaaaacaataaagtcaTTTAGAATGATATGAAAACATGTCTCTGTTTCTGCTACAGGGAAGAAGTGATACATCACTGTTCTAATCAGAACCATGACTGTGGAATTAAATTGGCTCTCTAATGCTTTGATCGGATTTGGTCTATTGCTTATAAGGTTGCCTAGACCACTACTGAAAATAATTATAGGCTCTGGTTTTAGACTGAATTTGGCTTTTACATATAGACAAGTGCAGAGCAGCTGTCTGCCTCACAGTTTGGCCTTCAGTTCACTTAGTTGTTTAATAAGTCTGGGCCTGACTGACAAGAATGACCCGCCGCACATTGCATCTCATTCGACTGCAGACAATGCAATTACATTTGCAGATGCAGGTGCCACAATGGATATTACAAATCTTTAAGAGACATTTTAgagaaaataaatgacaaagaataCATTCACCAAGCTCAAACTATAAAAATTTGTTGTGCTATATATAGCAGAGAGTGTTTGCTTTTTGCTAGCAAAGAAGTCATTATTCACAACACAGAAAACAATAATGTAATGAAATGAAGCTGTCATCATTAAATTTAATAGCACAGCAGGAAAATAGCATTGATTTATTACTCAAGGATACATTTTCTGcattatgtttatattttgcaACCTGTTTGCAGGTATGAAGAAGAGACCTCTGCTACTAAGACTCTGGAGGCTGAATGGACAACACTGAAGGAGGTAACAGTTTATCACATTAGTAATGGTCATATACTGGATCTGAAACACCATGGCTCCttgatttctgtttatttacttcaGTCAAGTTAACTTTAGCCCCCATGGTGTATCTTTCTGGTACAGCACTATGTAACATATTCTCATATATCCCATGTCCAATGTGATTGAATTCAGGGGCCTACATCAGTGCTCTTTGTGATTGTATTAATTGGTTTCCATCTTAAAGTATTGTCCATGAATGTCATGTAGCTTTTACATGGTGACTACTGTCTTCTCATGGGCTGGGCCCTTTCTTAGTGCAGTTGCTGCCATAATTGAATTTGGACTCATATGATCTTAAAATCCAATTTACTAGCAATAATAAATAGATGTATGAATATATGAGGACATTTTCAACAAATTCCGTTTACCTCCTGCTTTCACTTCGATCTGACTGTGTTCTTCCAAAGCCATGCCAATTCTTCCATTCAGATATAAGCAGCTTTCTGAAATTCAGTATTTGTTTCCActtattttctttaaacagatGGGGATGGTCAGAATTCCACTCTGGaaccaaaaatacatttacacaGGCTCACATTTTCTTGGCATTGGTCTGACTGCTTCCTCCTTCAATATGTTAAAATAGTATAATGTccaatctataataataaaaggcaaagccctcactcactcactcactcactcactcactcactcactcactcactcactcactcatcactaattctccaacttcccatgtaggtagaaagctgaaatttggcaggctcattccttacagcttacttacaaaagttaagcaggtttcatttcgaaattctacacgtaacggtcataacagtcgataacggtcgacaacatccgccatgttgaactttcttatttatggccccatctttacgaaatttggtaggcggcttccctgcgctaaccgaaaccgatgtacttacttatttcgatggtatgacgccactgtcggccgccatattgaactttccaacgtcaccaattttcaaacttcccgtgtaggtagaaggctaaccccatcttcatgaaatttggtaggtggcttccctgcgctaaccaaaaccgatgtacgcacttatttctgtgatatgatgccactgtcagctgccatattgaattttccaaatgtcactaattctccaacttcccatgtaggtagaaggctgaaatttggcaggcccattccttacatcttacttacaaaagttaagcaggtttcatttcgaaattcgacgcgtaacggtcataacggtcaacaacgtccgccatattgaattttcttattcatggccccatcttcacgaaatttggtaggtggcttccctccgctaaccgaaaccaatgtacatacttatttcggtggtatgacgccactgtcagccgccatattgaactttccaacgtcactaattctccaacttcccgtgtaggtagaaggctgaaatttggtacttatttcggtggtatgatgccactgtcagccgccatattgaacttttaacggaaaccaatgtccgtacttattttgttggtatgacaccactgtcggccaccatattgaactttccaacgtcactaattctccaacttcccgtgtaggtagaaggctgaaatttggcaggctcattccttacagcttacttacaacaattaagcaggtttcatgaAATTCTACTGtcacggtcataacggtcaacaacgtctgccatgttgaactttcttatatggccccatcttcacgaaatttggtaggtggcttcctgagctaactgaaaccaaccttatttcgtggtatgacgccactgccaGCCgccattgaactttccaacgtcactaattctccaactttccgtgtaggtagaaggctgaaatttggtacttatttcggtggtatgatgccactgtcggccgccatattgaacttttcaacggtctttgttacttatcggcccatcttcaagaaatttggtacacgggttcccaacgctaactgaatcctacttacatacatatatacgtccatagcctgcacctcggtcaccgtgtgaggtggcgttgggtcccccatcccagcgcctaccactttgttggctgcctgcctatataagaccgtccgtcgcgccggtctctacattcccttccttgcttcgccacgggattcacgcctccctactgataactacagccttttgtttaatccacagcttctcccctgttttattgtttgtttattacaattatagttattgtagaggtattttacacttactttacattgctcaggtacccatttcctttatcattccaacccccattaccatgtctatcgagatgatcaccatcgatcaaagaactgtcacttaccgagtggtttccatgcccggagatggcacctgccttttccattctctttgttacatattacacggccatatcaggctcactcttgatatccggaggaacattctgtcttatgtattgaatgactgggacaggttcaaggtgtggactgatgacggtacaggagataattatattacacaggagcactataagagtgaaatgcttaagcccctcacctatggttctgcatgttagttgatggctgctgctgaattgttcggttgtcgctttcaagtgtaccgaaatggccaaatattttacacctttcgataaccgccaatgcctcttaaacatcttagattcacaggtgacgatttcagtagtgcacactttgatgtttatgaatgtttaaactctcaaaagctggatgtgattttatcgatgaaactgttgtgtgcttacaacgcttgacagatgccaaatgtcacttcaacacaacaaatcctgcaaatactgtcgtaattgaaacaaaccatgaaactcaaaccgattatgacagcagcaatccaagctgtgagatttgagacaagattactgttcacatggccaactgtaagttacatgatcaagagtaagctcagcgcacagcttggtcatgttacaaccggagggccgaactgacaacatggtatacaaagagatccttaacaaataattattggcattttttccctcagtttaaaaaggtttaattttcttcttaataaaaattttaatgcagtacttcgacgatgcgaagcgcgggtattttgctagttaggatATAATTGGTGGTGACACAATATAGGGGGCTTTGTGCTATGTAGCATTCATGATGTCTTTGAGAATAACTTGTTGATGCATCTTCTTATTCCACAAAAAATGGCTGCCGATGTTGGACTGTACTGCTACTGTAGCATCACACACCAAGTGGCATGTTCCTAATCTGACAATCAGCTATAGGGGGCTCCATTATTTAATATATCCTAAATAAATATGTGGTCCTTCTTCAGggattttcttaattttcttggTATTTTTTCTAACAAAGTACACATGGTTAATGGATGCTgctgctctatctatctatctatctatctatctatctatctatctatctatctatctatctatctatctatctatctatctatctatctaataaatatTTTGACCTGTCTTTTCAGGAAGTGGACACTCTGTACCTTACAATTTTTGAACTTCAAACTAAAATAACAGGCATTGAAGATCAGATTGTTCTTTCCAAGCAGTTATACGACTCTGTAAGTATACAATATAAAGCGTGCATTGTACGTGTATATTATTTGCTATGGCTATTACTttacaaaataactgaaaatatattttaaaagtttgaaacaacaaattaataaaaaaagaaaagaagaaaagaaatgtactGTGTATAGAAGGCTTCACTCCAATagtaagtaaaaaatatgaagtcttgaaaagttaaaagaagacaagaaagagATCTATCAAAATATGCCATGCTTTTCAATCCAAAGTCTCAGTTTTCATTCCTTTTACCTCTTCTATATCTCAGGTCTACTTTTTGTCTGAAGCTATATAAGGAAtctgttgttttttaaatgaaacataaatgaggaTCTCTTTTCAGTCTCATAaaccatcaaagatcaacctctGAACAGTAAAGGTTTCCTGTGGGTAAAGGGTCTATGTCGATTCGGGTAGGATAATGGTCATGGGGCCACTCAAATTTAAAATTAGCAAGGAGACTttacatcttttatttattttttataatttcttgtaaagcactttgagtagcatATCTTGTATGGAAATGTGTTATAGAAGTAAATGCTGTTGTTTTTGAGTACTCCAGTACAATCGTGAATTACAGTTCTTTACATTAAATACAATTAGTTTACATATTTGGAAATGTGGGATTAATGGCTTTATTTAATCAGGATATCTTAAACAAAGaagtattgttttatattttaccatTCTTTAATATATaccaatttttaatattaattttgtattGCACCCATCAGATACCATCCTATTACAAGGCACTacgtaaaacaaaaaaagaacaattcaaaaacaaaatagattATCCAATACAGAATACATTATAAGGAGACAAACTTTGAGGAATCTGCATATTTTACAGTATGAGGGCAGTGGGATGACAAGATGGAATAACAATACAGAAGGAGCACTTTCAGCACAGCACAGTTGGCATAGAAGGTTAGAGTATAAAAGCACAGCCTGATTATAATAAAGAGAAACAGAAGTTTAGTTTATAACCATGAGTTGAATGTGAGCACTGATGGAGTTTCACAAACAGACTCTGGGGGCTTAATTTAAGCACTGATCAGAAGAtcaaatgttttcatgttttgttttacaaCCAGAGCATAGACAGATGAAGTGACCATTTATGATCAGTCGTAGGTCACAACTAAAGAGAAGCTCATCTCACATCAGACATCAGTTGTTCAATTATTGTGCAAGCACATAATGGATTAACTGAGTATCTGTAAATGGCATGATGTTAAGAATTGCAATGCTCTAAAGGACTTCTGCTTAACAGGCTTCTCAACTATGATGGTTTTCAAACACTATATGTTTCCAT
Above is a window of Polypterus senegalus isolate Bchr_013 chromosome 2, ASM1683550v1, whole genome shotgun sequence DNA encoding:
- the si:dkey-183i3.5 gene encoding thread biopolymer filament subunit alpha, which codes for MNDSKSRIQGGAVRFGATYSGNRIFSGSRTGGGGGAAAFGVSRALGAGAGAGSGLGLRGGLALGGMGGGFGFGGLGLGAGGLGLGIGLGSAGALSGRMASMRAGIAPLKARLGGRSFKIGSYGFSPSFLVTSRTVETGISDIPSIDPSLPSVDAVQVTRLKEKEELQFLNDKLASFIDKVRNLEQQNAILKAQITMFTNPEQAGAGNSTIIVTSAIGAFKGQIDNLTATKEAMAAEINHLKGVIEDVQAKYEEETSATKTLEAEWTTLKEEVDTLYLTIFELQTKITGIEDQIVLSKQLYDSKVKEVRSIVTGGMKAAFSISVDNAAQALDLTTALSDVKAHYEALAERSKQESFTAVQNKITMASGASRPNVQALTSIKEELRLYKLQIDSIQREIDRVKNANLQLESQVSDAEVNANSHTDQYQDQVNTLKAQLDDLRKQIAHYGQEYQELLASKMALEVEITAYKKLLDSEDARLNSGGGITVHMSKTTVSGGGGAGAGAGLGGGLGLGLGIGGGLGGGLGSGLGSGLGSGLSGGLGSGLALSLGGGSFGMGGGGGSSSSSTFTSSLNASSLSSSAVY